A segment of the Bdellovibrio bacteriovorus genome:
CCCTTGATGGACTTGGCTTCCAAGGCATCAACGCTCTTTGATTCTATGACTTCTGATGAAAAACGGGAGATGTTAGGTTTGGTACTATCGAACCCACAAATAAAAAACGGAAGTCTTCAATATGACTTCCGTTTTCCTTTTTCCTACTTCGTGGGGATCGGCCATTTAGAAAAATGGCGGGGTGGACGGGACTCGAACCCGCGGCCTTCCGCGTGACAGGCGGACGTTATAACCAACTTAACTACCACCCCAGTGGCGTTTCGGAGAATCTTTTATAGCCAAGTCGGACACCCCTGACAACATTATTTTTAAAAAAACTTAATATCATGGCGTCCTATGCCCTCTTTTTGGGCAAATAAAGCCCTAGCCGGGCAGTTTTGAAGGGTATAAGGTCTTTGCACCATCAAGGAGACCCCAAAATGAAGAAACTTTTGGCTGTAACTGCCCTGCTACTGTCCCAAGCCGCTGTGGCTGAATCCATCACCTATGACGTTGAAGGCATGCACTGTGCTTCCTGCGCCAAATCCATCAAGGCTCAGGTGTGCAAAATGGACGGCCTGGAAAAATGCGATGTTACTGTCGGCAAAGTGATTGTCTCACCTAAAGCCGGTTCAACGATTTCTCAAGATCAGATTCAAGCGGCGATTTCAAAAGCCGGTGAATACAAGATCATCAACTCTTCAAAGTCCAAGTAAGATTGTGGAATCATCGAATCCCCTTTTCAGGGGGTTCGATTAAAAAAAATTGACCATAGAGCGCGATGACCTGGCCGCACTTCTTTGGCATAATGATCCCATGATTAACACAGTATCCGCAGCCCCCAAGGGTCGCCTGCTTATTATCGATGACGAATTTGAACTTCTGGAAGTCCTGACGGCCATCCTTGAAGGCAGCACGTCTGAAATCCACCGCGCCAACAACGGCATCGAAGGCATTGATCTGCTGAAAACCCAACAATTCGACGCGGTTCTTTCTGATGAAAAGATGCCAAAGAAATCCGGCCTGGAAGTTCTGAAGTGGATGCGTGAAAACGGCCTGCAGATCCCTTTTATCATTCACACCGGCTATGGTCAGAAGGACATGGTGCTGGAAGCTCAAAGATTGGGCGTGTATGCCTTTATTGACAAGCCGTGGGATGAAAACTCCCTCATTTCCACCGTGGAACGTGCCCTAAAAACTGGGATGGAGCAAAAGAAGGCCTAAAGGCCTTGTCTCCCCCACCCAAATCCCTCATCATAGAGAGCATCCGGGCCTGTGGCGCCCTAGAATAGGAACTCTCATGAACAAGCTCTTTTGGATCGACATGGAGATGACCGGTCTTGATGTCGAGAAGGAAGTGATCATCGAAGTGGCGGCCATCGTCACGGATCTGAACTTCAAGGAACTCGAAACATTTGAAACCGTGGTGAAGCAGCCCCAGAAATATCTGGACAGCATGGACGCCTGGAACACGGAACATCACAGGAAATCCGGCCTGACCGCTAAGGTGCCTACCGGAATGGATCCGGATCAGGTGGAAGCCAAACTTGTGGACATGGTGAAGAAGCACTTCCCGGATCCAAAGGACAAGCCGGTACTTGCGGGGAATTCCATCATGCAAGACCGCCTTTTCATCAACAAGTACATGCCGGAATTTGCCGGTCGCCTGCACTACCGCATGGTGGATGTGTCTTCCTGGAAGGTCATCATCAACAATAAGTTCAAATACGTGTACCAGAAGGCCAATAAGCACCGTGCCCTGGAAGACATCCGCGAAAGCATCCAGGAACTGCGCCACTATACCGATAAAATGCACTTCACGAAATAACGCCCAAACATGCGTCCACTGCGGATCTTAAGGCAGCGGACGCATGCTCATTTCTTTTGACTCGAAAATCAAAGGCCCCTACTTTCTTGTGCAGGAGCTGAATGATGCGCAAAAGTCTGCTGTTTTTGCTATGTCTGTTTCTTCCTGTGGCCGGCATTGCTGCCGAGATGGTTTACATTTACCATCCGCCGGAATCTGAAATGGATCGTCGTTACGCCTACCACTGGGATCTCTTAAAGGCGGCGTTGGAAATCACCAAAGATAAATATGGGCCCTATGTTTTAAAGCCCAGCGTGCGCATGACGGAAGACCGTCAGATGCGCGAGCTTTTGTCGAACTCGCAAAAGCTGACTGTCATGATCCGCGAAACATCCATCAAACGCGAGCGTCAGCTTGAGACCGTGCGCATCCCCATCGACAAAAGCCTGATTTCTTATCGCGTTTTGCTGATCAATAAAAAAGACAAGGCCACTTTTGCCAAGATCACCACACTGGATCAGCTAAAAAAAATCCCCATGCGCCAGGGCGAAGGATGGGGGGACAATGCCATTCTTGAAAGCGCCGGATTCCGCGTGCTGGAAGAAGTTTACTATGATCGTATCTTTGAAAATCTGGTATTCAGCGCTCACACCACGGCCTTTCCCCGCGGCGTAACTGAGGTGCTCGAAGAATATCATGCACGCAAAGAACGCCTGCCTCAGTTGATGATCGAAGAAAATCTTTTGTTGTATTATCCCCTGCCGACTTATTTCTGGTTTCCGCAGACAGCAGAGGGAAAAAAGCTCGCACTCCGAACCAAAGAGGGTTTGGAAAAGCTGATCCAAACCGGTGAATTTGACCGGATGTTCAACAAAGCCTATGGCAAAGTTATTGCCGATCTGAATCTTAAGAACAGAAAACTGTTCAGAATCGACAATCCCATGTTGCCAACAACGGTTCCCTTCGACGATAAGAAGCTGTGGTTTGATCCGACCAAATAAATTCGGATCAGACGGAAGGGCTGCCTTATGCCGCAGAAGAAAACCGCTGAAAACGAATCGGCCTTTAAAAACTGGATCAACGAAGCACTGGTGCGCCGTATGGCCGAACATGTGCAATATCACCACCCTGCTTTTGATAGCATGAGCTTTCAAAAGCTCAGCCGTGAGCTGTCCGCGCTGGAGATGAAACCTCGTGTTCAGTTGATCCGCGGACGCTTGCAGTCTCATCTTCCCGAAGACTACACCAAAGCCTTAAACATTTTACTTAAAGCCGTAACGAAGCCCAAACCCGGTGTTGAGCCGCTGGCAGGCTTTGATCTTTGGGCTTTCACTGAGTTTGTCCAAGCTTATGGCCTGGAACATTTTGATGAATCCATGAAGGGTCTGCACACGCTGACCCAGAAATTCACCGCCGAATGGGCTGTGCGTCCCTTCCTGATCCACCGTCAGGAAGAAACCCTGAAACAGTTGATGGCCTGGACACGGGATGAAAGCCATCACGTGCGCCGCTGGGTTTCGGAAGGCTCCCGCCCCCGCCTGCCGTGGGGCGAGCTGCTGCGCGAATTTATCAAAGACCCGGCTCCGACATTAAAACTATTGGAAGAGCTGAAATACGATGAAGAGCTTTACGTGCGCAAGTCCGTGGCCAATCATCTGAATGACATCACCAAAACTCATCCCGAGGTGGTGATCAAAACTCTGAAGCGCTGGCAGAAAGAGTCTCCGAAAGAGCATAAAGCCAAAATCGACTGGATCACCCGTCATGCTCTGAGAACGCAAGTAAAGGCCGGAAACCCGGAGGCCTTAAAGCTTTTGGGTTATCACACCGAAGCCACCGTGAAGCTGCATGATCTGACGTTGAAGCCAAAGACCGTGAAAACCGGCGGCCACCTTGAAATGTCGTTTGCTCTGACAAGTTCAAAAGATGCAACAGTTGTCGTGGACTATGCGATTCACTATAAAAAGGCCAACGGCACAAATTCAGCCAAAGTGTTCAAGCTTGCCAATAAAGAGCTGAAAGCCAAAAAGCGGATGGAGTTCACGAAAAAGCATTCCTTCCGCCCGGTGACCACG
Coding sequences within it:
- a CDS encoding heavy-metal-associated domain-containing protein, producing the protein MKKLLAVTALLLSQAAVAESITYDVEGMHCASCAKSIKAQVCKMDGLEKCDVTVGKVIVSPKAGSTISQDQIQAAISKAGEYKIINSSKSK
- the orn gene encoding oligoribonuclease, with protein sequence MNKLFWIDMEMTGLDVEKEVIIEVAAIVTDLNFKELETFETVVKQPQKYLDSMDAWNTEHHRKSGLTAKVPTGMDPDQVEAKLVDMVKKHFPDPKDKPVLAGNSIMQDRLFINKYMPEFAGRLHYRMVDVSSWKVIINNKFKYVYQKANKHRALEDIRESIQELRHYTDKMHFTK
- a CDS encoding DNA alkylation repair protein, translating into MPQKKTAENESAFKNWINEALVRRMAEHVQYHHPAFDSMSFQKLSRELSALEMKPRVQLIRGRLQSHLPEDYTKALNILLKAVTKPKPGVEPLAGFDLWAFTEFVQAYGLEHFDESMKGLHTLTQKFTAEWAVRPFLIHRQEETLKQLMAWTRDESHHVRRWVSEGSRPRLPWGELLREFIKDPAPTLKLLEELKYDEELYVRKSVANHLNDITKTHPEVVIKTLKRWQKESPKEHKAKIDWITRHALRTQVKAGNPEALKLLGYHTEATVKLHDLTLKPKTVKTGGHLEMSFALTSSKDATVVVDYAIHYKKANGTNSAKVFKLANKELKAKKRMEFTKKHSFRPVTTRVLYPGSHVVEIFVNGKSLGKATFLLKD
- a CDS encoding response regulator, coding for MINTVSAAPKGRLLIIDDEFELLEVLTAILEGSTSEIHRANNGIEGIDLLKTQQFDAVLSDEKMPKKSGLEVLKWMRENGLQIPFIIHTGYGQKDMVLEAQRLGVYAFIDKPWDENSLISTVERALKTGMEQKKA